One genomic region from Candidatus Dormiibacterota bacterium encodes:
- a CDS encoding FAD-binding oxidoreductase yields MRIAGVEPRNVVTPSGIGELAAVVRDLYADGKPFAFVGGGTELELGNAPRGLDTVVATTGCNRVIDYAPEDQTITVEAGMTFAAVCAVLAEHHQFLALDVPDPERTTIGGAIATNAYGRRRLRFGSIKDNIVGIAIVRPDGVTARGGGKVVKNVAGFDIPKLMVGALGTLGAVVSATFRVHPRSEYGATIALRKLTAGDVLRVCAEIVNAALVPTSIVAFDDGGERYDCVVAFDGFRGGVDEQVRSMTDIAERLHFDASQPSPAELDLLEARERSARCEAPWRVQLGAAPTKLAGFLAQNDMAGIRRIYYPAIGSAILTGNDMSAATVERWRSDLDAGTVVVAAMPLDARGAVDAWGAPPPSWPIMRQLKTNFDPKGLCNPGRFVGGI; encoded by the coding sequence ATGAGGATCGCCGGAGTCGAACCGCGCAACGTCGTCACCCCCTCCGGCATCGGCGAGCTTGCGGCCGTCGTACGCGACCTCTACGCAGACGGGAAGCCGTTTGCGTTTGTGGGCGGCGGCACCGAACTCGAGCTGGGGAATGCACCGCGGGGGCTGGATACGGTCGTCGCAACGACTGGCTGCAACCGCGTGATCGACTACGCGCCCGAGGATCAGACGATCACCGTAGAAGCCGGCATGACGTTCGCCGCGGTTTGCGCCGTACTTGCCGAACATCACCAATTCTTAGCGCTCGACGTACCCGACCCCGAACGCACGACGATCGGAGGCGCAATCGCGACGAATGCCTACGGTCGGCGACGCTTGCGCTTCGGCTCGATCAAGGACAACATCGTCGGCATCGCAATCGTGCGCCCCGACGGCGTCACCGCTCGCGGCGGGGGTAAGGTCGTCAAGAACGTCGCGGGCTTCGATATCCCCAAGCTGATGGTCGGCGCGCTCGGGACGCTCGGCGCCGTTGTCAGCGCGACCTTTCGCGTGCACCCGCGCAGCGAATACGGCGCTACCATCGCCCTTCGCAAACTTACCGCCGGCGACGTTCTGCGCGTCTGCGCGGAAATCGTCAACGCCGCCCTCGTGCCGACCTCGATCGTCGCGTTCGACGACGGCGGCGAGCGTTACGATTGCGTCGTCGCGTTCGACGGTTTTCGCGGCGGCGTCGACGAGCAAGTCCGTTCGATGACCGACATTGCGGAGCGCTTGCATTTCGATGCGTCACAGCCCTCGCCCGCCGAGCTCGATCTTCTGGAGGCGCGCGAACGAAGCGCGCGTTGCGAAGCTCCCTGGCGCGTACAACTCGGTGCGGCACCCACGAAGCTCGCCGGCTTTCTTGCCCAGAACGACATGGCCGGCATCCGCCGCATCTATTATCCGGCAATCGGCTCTGCGATCCTGACCGGGAACGATATGAGCGCCGCAACCGTCGAACGCTGGCGCAGCGATCTCGACGCCGGCACTGTCGTGGTAGCCGCGATGCCGCTCGATGCACGCGGTGCGGTAGACGCCTGGGGCGCCCCGCCGCCGTCCTGGCCGATCATGCGTCAACTCAAAACGAACTTCGATCCCAAGGGCCTGTGCAATCCGGGCCGCTTCGTCGGAGGCATCTAG